The DNA window ACCGCTGTCGCGAACCCCGTCATAGGGCAGGTCGAGTTCCTCGATCACTTCCGGCGGTAGCAGTAGCTTGACGCTCGTCACTTTTCCCCTCTCACGAGTGATGCGATCCGTTCCTGTACGGCTGGGTCCAGTTCGCGCAGCGTCGTCGAGGCGACCGCACCGCTGAGGTAGCCCTGCACGTGATGGATGCCCAGGCGGAAAATCTCGTACAGACTGACTGGTGCGTCATCGTCGAAGCCCTCGACGATGACCGTCCTCGGCTGCCCGGCCTGTCCCTGGTCGCTGGCGTAGCGAGCGACGCGCGCCACCAACGTGAGTTCCTCCAACGCCATGGGATGGTGCAGGATCGCCCGGTCGACCTTGATCTGGGTGAGCGGCAACTCGGCCATACGTGCCAGCGATGCGTAGCCAACTCCGAAGTCGTCGACCGCGAAGCTGATCCGCAGCTCTCTCGCGAGCGTGGTGAGCCGGTTGTGGAAGTAGACCAGGGGCTCCTGCGGCCATCGCTCGCCCGGCTCCGGTGTGATCGGGTCCTGCTCGGAGATTTCCAGTGTCAGGCTTCGGGGCTGCAACCCTGCCTCGGTGAGCGCCTTGCTCACCTGGTTGAGGTACGCGTCGCTGAGCAGTGAGCGGACCGCCACGTTGACCGACAACGGCTTGGTTCCCTGCCATCCGGAGGCTGCGTCGGCTTCGGCGTAGGAGTGGATTGCTTTGGCTACGAGGATTGCGTCGCGTTCGACGACGAATCGGTCGCCCCAGTCATGGGCCATCCGCAGCGCAGACCAGGGAGCGCGCAGCTCACCGTCGTTGCGGCGGGCCAACGCCTCGAAGCTCTGGACGCTGACACCGGTCGCGCGTTGGTCCAGCTCGACGACCGGCTGGAACACCATGATCATCGACCCGATCAGCTGTTGGTAGAGGCTGAAAGCATCGTCGTACAGCTTGAGTGGGAGTCGGCCGAATGAGGTGCGCAGGGCAGTCAGGACGGTCATCTCCGACTGCAGAGGATCGGCGGCCGGATCGGATTCCCAGACCGCCCGGAGCATGACGGCCAGCGGTTCGCCCATGTCCAGCTGGGCAAGTGCCGGGTCGACCACCACAAGGGTGAGAGTACGGTCGCCAGCGAACGAGAGAGGCACGCAAAGCATCCGGCGGCCGACCCCATGCGAAACAACATATCCCGGCGTCGCCCTGGGATGCTTTACGCCGTCGACGGCCGCGATCTCAAGCATCGGCGACAGCGTGTCCTTGTCGAACCGAGCCGTTCGGTTCACCACACCGAAGCTGCTGCCGACGAACTCCACGACCGCGGCCGATTCCGCATCGAGCGCGTGTCGGATGAGTTCGACGCGTCCGTCTCGTTCGCCCTGATGAGACTGGTGCGCTGAGCGCACGTCGGCGCGGAACATCCGATCCAGCAGCTGCCGGATCGAGCTCGTCTGGTCCTCAAGTGGGTTTAGGCAGGGACGCGAGATGCCTGGGTTCGCCGGGCTGCTGAGCGCTTGGCGATCGTGCCGGGACATGGGCGGGTGGGTCAGCACCGTGGTGGCTCCGTAGACGTGCGCTGTGTGCACCGGCGGCGGATCCATACCCTGCTCGGCGACAAACGTCGCCATCTGCGCAAACGATACCCGTCCCGCCTCGTCGCCTGCCCTGCCCCGCAACGCTCGCAACACATGGTGGGTCAACGTTCCGTGGCCATACTCGGCGCTCTCCCGGGTCACTGATCCACTGGGGCAGGCGAGCAGAGCATTGTGCCGGGGTCGGTCCACCGCCTCCGCGTACGACTGCAGAACCTTGATGTTGCGTCGGTCCGCATCGGTGTAGACACCCGCGTGACAACAGTCGAGCACCAGGAACGAGGCGCCCGCGAAGGCGTCGAAGATATCCCGCTTGAGGAAGGACATCCGTAACCCGCTGTCGGGCTCGCGGGCAAGTACCTCCGGATCAAGGTCAGCCGTGACCAGATAGGCATCGAGTTGATCACTCCATTGCGGGACCAGCGTATGGCCGGCGAAGTAGACAAACAAGACATCCGACGGCGCAGACTGCAGGGCCAGATCACGCAGAAATATCTTGATCTCGCGCCAGGTGGCGTCGGGACCTACGAACATCTTTACCGCGCCGTCGTCGAAGGTGCCGATGTCCTGGTCCAACAACACGTCTCGCAGCGCGAGAACATCACTCTCGGCGTACCGGAGCGGAGGTAACTGGACGTTGCGGCCACACTGGTCGAGTCCGATCAGGACCGCCCAACGTCTGCTCGGCGCCATCAGCCCCCCAAAGGCGATCCGCTGCGGTAACAGCATGAGTTCGATTCGGTGCCGCGAGTGACACTATCGACAACTCGGTGATCGCGCCGCCCTGAGCGGTAAGTCAGATTTCCGTCACGTTGCCGTAGAAACGAGACACGAAGCCATCGATCATGTTTGCCGGACGCTTGGGCACCAAGGACACAATTCGATAGGCGACCGGTCCAAGGGCAGTAGGCAAGATCCAAGAGCGTCTGGCACACAGCGTGGGAACGGGGCCCTCTTCCCAGCAGGCACAGCAGCAGTGGCCGGTCGCTCCCCTGCCTTCGCCGGACCGACATGGCCACATCTTGCCGGCCCGCTACGGCAGACTGGGCCGACCCGGCATAACCGCGAGGTCGGAGCATGGGGACCTGCGATGCTGCCGTCTGTGACACCCATCGTGCTGACGATCGCCCGAATCGTCCTTCGTGGCGTGCTGCCGTATGCCGACTTGCTGCGCCGCGCCCGCGTCCGGCACCGCGCCCGCGACCTCGCTACCCGCACGCCCAGCCGCAGGACGAGACGGCCGCAACCGGGGTGGACTTCGCCCAATTGGCGCTACTGCGGCTGCTCTGGCTGCAGCGCGAAGCTCGCCGTGCGGTACGGAGACGCCAACGGGAGGCCGCGGCGCTATTGGCGCGCAGCTCCTTGGAGACGTGCATCCTCGGTCTCTGGTGCCTACACGATCCCACCGCCGCCAGCAAGCTACGCACCTCGGAGATCAAGACCGCGCCGGCGATGCTGACCTTTCTGTCGAGCACCGGGCTGATCCCCGGCCAGGGCGATCGCCAGCCGGCCTGCACGCCAACGACGACAGCATGCCGACCAGGAGGTAGGCGCCTACGGCTAACCAGATCGTTTGGTTCAGGGTCCGACCGCCTCCGAAGAAGCTGATCAGAGCTACGACGGCAAAATCGATCGCCAGAATTAGGAGGACATGTCAGGTGATGACCACGGCCGCGAGGGCCACGACGCCGACCACGAGGGCGCGGATGGACCAGGTGATTCGGGTGAACTTGCGGTACGCCACCATGTTTGCAGCCCAGATCTGTCCGGCGATCGCCCGCTCGAACGCGTCCTCGTCAGCCGCCGCCGCCACCCAGGCATCGACGAAGGCTTCCCGGTCCTTGCCGTACCGACGGGCGACGTGGTCATAGTAGTGCAGGGACCACGCGGGTGCAGCCTGCCGTCGTGGCGCCAGCGTGTAGAGCGCCAGCAACGCGCTGAGCACGATGCAGATGCCGGCGACGGACAAGACGCCTTTGGCCCAGGATCCGTGAGCCGACGGCAGCTGCCCAGCCAGGACCCCGGCGGCGGCCAGGACGGCGGCAGCCTTCACGTCGGCGAAGCGGATCATCTCGTTTGCCTGTTGCAGGGAGGCTCGTTCCGCTTCCCTCATGAGGCTTCCAGCCGTTCCGCCAGGTCGGGTCGGTCATACGAGGAGAAGAACTGCCCCAGCTGCTCGAGCAGGTATCGGCGTTCACCGTCCTCGAGCCGCCCGAGAAAGTCACCGATCAGCTTGGCGATCACCAGGAACCGGGACTCGCCTACCTCTCCGAACTTCTCGGCGATTTCCTCGAACCTGATGGTGAGTAGCTCTTCCGGCCGGTCAGGGTGGTGGTAGAGCCAGTAGCTGCGGGCGACGTCGGGACGGGAGTAGACGCTCTCCCGCAGGTAACGGATCCGCTCCAACTCGGCCCGCTGCTTCAGGCGTTCGAGGGCGGACTGCCGGTCGATCTCCAAGATGGCTTCTGCAGCGATGCGGGCTTGCGGGCTGACTGCCAGTTGGACGCGGGCACCATAGGGGTTCCGGGTGTTGATCTCGTTCTCGGCGTTGCCGGCCTGGGTGACGCA is part of the Micromonospora olivasterospora genome and encodes:
- a CDS encoding EAL domain-containing protein, producing the protein MLLPQRIAFGGLMAPSRRWAVLIGLDQCGRNVQLPPLRYAESDVLALRDVLLDQDIGTFDDGAVKMFVGPDATWREIKIFLRDLALQSAPSDVLFVYFAGHTLVPQWSDQLDAYLVTADLDPEVLAREPDSGLRMSFLKRDIFDAFAGASFLVLDCCHAGVYTDADRRNIKVLQSYAEAVDRPRHNALLACPSGSVTRESAEYGHGTLTHHVLRALRGRAGDEAGRVSFAQMATFVAEQGMDPPPVHTAHVYGATTVLTHPPMSRHDRQALSSPANPGISRPCLNPLEDQTSSIRQLLDRMFRADVRSAHQSHQGERDGRVELIRHALDAESAAVVEFVGSSFGVVNRTARFDKDTLSPMLEIAAVDGVKHPRATPGYVVSHGVGRRMLCVPLSFAGDRTLTLVVVDPALAQLDMGEPLAVMLRAVWESDPAADPLQSEMTVLTALRTSFGRLPLKLYDDAFSLYQQLIGSMIMVFQPVVELDQRATGVSVQSFEALARRNDGELRAPWSALRMAHDWGDRFVVERDAILVAKAIHSYAEADAASGWQGTKPLSVNVAVRSLLSDAYLNQVSKALTEAGLQPRSLTLEISEQDPITPEPGERWPQEPLVYFHNRLTTLARELRISFAVDDFGVGYASLARMAELPLTQIKVDRAILHHPMALEELTLVARVARYASDQGQAGQPRTVIVEGFDDDAPVSLYEIFRLGIHHVQGYLSGAVASTTLRELDPAVQERIASLVRGEK
- a CDS encoding Pycsar system effector family protein, producing MIRFADVKAAAVLAAAGVLAGQLPSAHGSWAKGVLSVAGICIVLSALLALYTLAPRRQAAPAWSLHYYDHVARRYGKDREAFVDAWVAAAADEDAFERAIAGQIWAANMVAYRKFTRITWSIRALVVGVVALAAVVIT